Genomic segment of Cyanobacteriota bacterium:
GAAGCAAGTGCCTACGATCGAGATCCATACAGCCTTCGTGAGTCAAGTGCACCAAGCAGCAAAACCTCCTGATGTCCAAATTCGCATCATAGACAATGGCCCTGGTATTCCTGAACAAGTACAATCGCGCCTCTTTGATCCTTTCTTTACCACCAAACCCGTTGGCAAGGGGACTGGTATGGGGCTGTCTATTAGCTATCAGATCATTACTGAGCGACATGGTGGCACATTAGAGTGCCGTTCTGT
This window contains:
- a CDS encoding HAMP domain-containing histidine kinase: KQVPTIEIHTAFVSQVHQAAKPPDVQIRIIDNGPGIPEQVQSRLFDPFFTTKPVGKGTGMGLSISYQIITERHGGTLECRSVLGQGAEFIIQIPSKQSQS